In Malus sylvestris chromosome 15, drMalSylv7.2, whole genome shotgun sequence, a single genomic region encodes these proteins:
- the LOC126602834 gene encoding uncharacterized protein LOC126602834, with the protein MGTILKFHDLWDLVENGYVTPAVNQTFAKDAKALGFIQGAVSDIIFSRIANEETAKGAWEILQKEYMGDKTVRRMKLTSLRREFKYTRIKENESLKDYLIRLFDIVNQMKNYGEELTNQRLVQKLLICLTKSYDNIVSLIEETKDTNVISVQEVTASLRVVEQRLEMHAVDDMTTDRAFQSLNIGEKNYNTSGQSSNSQKEKKPWKRKNKKWENKGCSPAKPNTTEGTHKVACKICDKLHYGACWFKGKL; encoded by the coding sequence ATGGGAACCATCCTCAAGTTTCATGATCTTTGGGATTTGGTGGAAAATGGGTATGTAACTCCTGCGGTGAATCAAACTTTCGCGAAGGATGCTAAAGCTCTAGGCTTTATTCAGGGTGCAGTCTCCGACATCATATTTTCGAGGATTGCAAATGAAGAAACAGCCAAAGGAGCATGGGAGATTCTTCAAAAGGAATACATGGGTGATAAAACAGTTAGAAGAATGAAACTTACCTCTCTTAGACGTGAATTTAAGTACACTAGGATAAAGGAAAATGAATCACTTAAGGACTATCTTATTAGATTGTTTGATATTGTGAATCAAATGAAGAACTATGGTGAAGAACTCACAAATCAAAGGTTAGTGCAAAAGCTGCTTATTTGTCTAACAAAGTCCTATGATAACATTGTGTCCCTTATTGAAGAAACTAAGGATACAAATGTAATCAGTGTTCAAGAAGTGACTGCATCACTAAGAGTAGTTGAGCAAAGGCTAGAAATGCATGCAGTAGATGATATGACTACTGATAGGGCCTTTCAATCACTCAATATTGGTGAGAAGAACTATAACACTAGTGGACAGTCAAGTAACAGTCAAAAGGAGAAAAAACCatggaaaaggaaaaacaagaaATGGGAGAACAAAGGTTGTAGTCCTGCAAAACCAAATACCACTGAGGGAACACATAAAGTAGCTTGTAAGATATGTGATAAATTGCATTATGGTGCTTGCTGGTTTAAGGGGAAACTCTAA